In Odontesthes bonariensis isolate fOdoBon6 chromosome 9, fOdoBon6.hap1, whole genome shotgun sequence, the following proteins share a genomic window:
- the igsf9ba gene encoding protein turtle homolog B isoform X3, whose amino-acid sequence MIWYVATLIASVFSTRGTAAQGAHGVREEPRFVTARAGESVILGCDVSPPHDGQQPPYVVEWFKFGVPMPVFINLRFYPPHVDPVYTGRASLHGKASLQIDPVRSEDQGWYECRVLMLEQQYDTFHNGSWVHLTVNAPPSFTATPPQYVEAKEGGSTLLSCSAQGNPKPIISWLREGEELVTNTKYSVHDGSLTILGITRDDREAYTCRAYSDQGEVLHTTRLLVQGPPYIVSPPENVTVNISQNALFTCQAEAYPGNLTYTWFWEEDNVYFKNDLKLRVRILIDGTLIIFRVKPEDAGKYTCSPSNSLGISPSASAYLTVQYPARVINMPPVIYVPRKLPGIIRCPVDANPPVTSVKWEKDGYPLRVERYPGWSLMPDGSIRVAEATEDSLGTYTCVPYNALGTMGMSPPATLVLKDPPYFNVRPGGEYRQEAGRELVIPCAASGDPDIPTITWRKVGKPSRSKHNILPSGSLQFLSLSKEDHGEWECVATNVVTSITASTRILVIGTSPHAPGNIHVLPSTTSANVSWEPGYDGGFEQTFSVWYGPVSKRVDFGPHDWHSMPVSGAQTWLMVPGLEAGTEYQFSVLAQNKLGTGPFSEVVTVTTAGSPLGTPEPLVLLTPPRCLTANRTQHGVLLTWLPPANHSSPIDRYIMEFRLGERWEVLDDLIPSTDTELIARDLIQDSWYEFRVMAVMDDLISESSNVVGVSSTADPFPAPELPEEGLARPVVAGVVATICFLAAAVLFSTLAACFVNKQHRRKPKRKPDPPLSVTHFRKSIESPLSSGKISPESSPPSRPRSLSSEGSHGPGLYVRKLSSPQRERDKELSFYKKTKRAIASKKYSVSKHEAEVTTPIELISRGPDGRFVMEISPPHRRIQGFPFAEESDMYPEFRQSDEENDFDPGPLPPIMPTLRPQLSPTSSSLESTQPPTYSPRLHRAMEGMSFAEGSALHASGQAPSSRYRGFPQGPFYGYLGSRAESGIPPPFYMPDISPRSSALSSPPGTAEGPFGYPSIPEESGEMEHHQYTASGHSLSHTHSPPPRSPESWQPHELPFLGLEGPRFIYPPHHPLYHPQDLPDPPPYPPHSLPSSRLHLPPLQDPMSPGLLQLEVPVAPPGRDRPPVRRLAMQQAQSLGQLRHTAHGVGVPVLPYPDPAARAGSPSTAPSSSPQSWLSPRAGRRADPSLPPLVLQPSRLSPLSQSPLSTQPGSPDILVRPPPRPSILRTSRSLEMPEITLQPSATVSFSRRSSLTTSPIQGVKQPSPSYHAHMSYASTAASYPSQSPSPPPEGRDVFGQRPSQRRTEEEMLPSEPSQLQISASGEPLGASSDTAGSESLPALLHQCITKAKGVAANNNNNTTSTRRTGVSPSQTQQQSQTTQEREDLSFHRKRKKQNKKNPYRYLTSLLHRRQSEEDQTGILASADSEGPNYGTLR is encoded by the exons CCCCACCATCATTTACAGCGACGCCGCCGCAATATGTAGAGGCAAAGGAAGGGGGGAGCACCCTGCTTAGCTGCTCTGCCCAGGGAAATCCAAAACCAATCATCAGCTGGctgagggagggggaggagctcgTAACCAACACAAAGTACTCG GTTCATGATGGGAGTCTGACCATCCTTGGCATCACCAGAGATGACAGAGAGGCGTACACTTGCAGAGCCTACAGTGACCAGGGAGAAGTGCTCCACACTACCCGGCTGCTGGTTCAAG GGCCTCCATACATCGTCTCACCACCTGAAAACGTCACTGTAaacatatcccagaatgcactCTTCACCTGCCAAGCAGAGGCGTATCCTGGCAATCTGACCTACACCTGGTTTTGGGAGGAGGATAACGTCTACTTCAAGAA tGATCTGAAGCTCCGAGTCCGCATCCTCATCGACGGCACCCTCATCATCTTCCGGGTCAAGCCGGAGGATGCTGGGAAATACACCTGCAGTCCGAGCAACAGCCTCGGTATCTCGCCCTCAGCATCAGCCTACCTGACAGTTCAAT ACCCGGCCCGTGTGATCAACATGCCCCCTGTCATCTACGTCCCACGGAAACTGCCAGGCATCATCCGCTGCCCAGTGGACGCCAACCCACCGGTGACATCAGTGAAGTGGGAGAAAGACGGCTACCCACTCAGAGTGGAGAGG TACCCTGGTTGGAGCCTGATGCCAGATGGAAGTATCCGGGTGGCAGAGGCCACAGAAGACTCCCTGGGCACCTACACCTGTGTGCCTTACAACGCCCTGGGTACCATGGGCATGTCCCCCCCTGCCACTTTGGTGCTAAAG GATCCCCCTTACTTTAATGTGAGGCCTGGGGGGGAGTACCGTCAGGAGGCTGGGAGAGAGCTAGTAATCCCCTGTGCTGCTTCTGGAGACCCTGATATACCAACCATCACCTGGAGAAAG GTGGGGAAGCCAAGCAGGAGTAAGCACAACATCCTACCCAGTGGCAGCTTACAGTTTCTGTCCCTCAGCAAGGAGGACCATGGAGAGTGGGAGTGTGTAGCCACCAATGTGGTCACAAGCATCACTGCCAGCACGCGTATCCTAGTCATCG GCACCAGCCCACACGCTCCTGGCAATATCCATGTATTGCCCTCAACAACCTCTGCTAATGTTTCCTGGGAACCAGGTTATGATGGCGGCTTCGAACAGACATTCTCAGTGTGGTACGGTCCAGT GTCAAAGAGAGTAGACTTTGGTCCTCACGATTGGCATTCGATGCCAGTTTCTGGTGCTCAGACCTGGTTGATGGTGCCAGGGTTGGAGGCTGGGACGGAGTACCAGTTCAGTGTGTTGGCACAAAACAAACTGGGCACGGGCCCATTCAGTGAAGTTGTGACAGTCACCACTGCAG GCTCTCCTCTGGGTACCCCAGAACCACTGGTGCTTCTTACTCCACCACGGTGCCTCACAGCCAATCGCACGCAGCACGGTGTCCTCCTCACATGGCTTCCTCCAGCCAATCACTCTTCGCCCATCGACCGATATATCATGGAGTTCCGCCTTGGGGAGAGGTGGGAGGTTCTGGATGACTTGATCCCATCCACTGACACTGAGCTCATAGCAAGAGACCTCATTCAG GACTCCTGGTATGAGTTTCGAGTGATGGCGGTTATGGATGACCTGATCAGTGAGAGCAGCAATGTAGTGGGAGTGTCCAGTACAG CAGACCCCTTCCCTGCTCCAGAGTTGCCTGAAGAAGGGCTGGCGCGGCCTGTGGTGGCAGGTGTTGTGGCAACTATTTGTTTTCTGGCAGCAGCAGTACTGTTCAGCACTCTAGCAGCTTGCTTTGTCAATAAACAACACCGTCGAAAACCCAAACGTAAACCAG ATCCTCCCTTGTCGGTGACACACTTCAGGAAAAGCATTGAGTCGCC GTTATCGTCGGGGAAGATAAGTCCCGAGAGCTCCCCTCCATCTCGGCCACGCTCTCTTTCATCGGAGGGTTCCCATGGTCCAGGCCTGTACGTCAGAAAGCTGTCCAGccctcagagagaaagagacaaagAGCTCTCCTTCTACAAGAAAACCAAGCGTGCCATAGCCAGCAAGAAATACAGTGTGTCCAAACATGAGGCAGAGGTCACTACGCCTATTGAGCTAATAAGTCGTGGCCCTGACGGCCGCTTCGTCATGGAGATCAGCCCACCCCACCGCCGTATCCAGGGCTTCCCCTTCGCAGAGGAGTCTGACATGTACCCTGAGTTCCGGCAGTCTGATGAGGAGAATGATTTTGACCCCGGGCCTTTGCCGCCCATCATGCCCACCCTGCGGCCCCAGCTCTCCCCAACGTCCTCCAGCCTGGAGTCAACGCAGCCCCCCACCTACAGCCCCCGCCTACACAGGGCCATGGAAGGTATGAGCTTTGCAGAGGGCAGTGCACTTCACGCCTCAGGGCAGGCCCCGTCCTCCCGCTATAGGGGCTTTCCCCAGGGCCCATTCTATGGGTATCTAGGCAGTCGTGCTGAATCAGGGATTCCACCACCATTCTACATGCCTGACATCAGCCCGCGTAGCTCCGCTCTGTCCTCCCCACCAGGCACCGCTGAGGGGCCCTTTGGTTACCCCTCCATCCCTGAGGAGAGTGGAGAGATGGAGCACCATCAGTACACTGCCTCTGGTCAttctctgtctcacacacacagccctcCTCCCCGCTCACCTGAAAGTTGGCAGCCTCATGAGTTACCTTTTCTTGGTCTAGAGGGCCCGCGGTTCATATACCCACCTCACCATCCCTTATATCATCCCCAGGACCTCCCTGACCCACCCCCATACCCTCCTCACTCTCTCCCCTCTAGTCGCTTACACCTCCCTCCCCTACAGGATCCAATGAGTCCTGGACTTCTGCAACTGGAGGTCCCTGTGGCTCCCCCAGGCAGAGACAGGCCTCCGGTTAGGCGTTTAGCTATGCAACAGGCCCAGAGTCTCGGCCAGCTCAGACACACGGCCCACGGTGTGGGTGTACCAGTGTTGCCTTACCCTGACCCGGCAGCCCGTGCAGGGAGCCCAAGCACAGCCCCCAGTAGTAGCCCTCAGTCCTGGCTCAGTCCGAGGGCAGGGCGCCGGGCAGACCCCAGCCTACCCCCGCTAGTACTCCAGCCCTCCCGTCTCTCTCCCCTCTCCCAAAGCCCCCTTAGCACCCAACCAGGTTCCCCAGATATTCTAGTGCGGCCCCCTCCCCGCCCCAGCATACTCCGCACCTCTCGGTCTCTGGAGATGCCTGAGATCACTCTGCAGCCCTCGGCCACTGTCAGTTTCTCCCGGAGGTCGTCTTTGACCACCTCTCCCATTCAGGGCGTCAAGCAGCCCAGCCCCAGTTATCACGCCCATATGTCCTATGCCTCCACTGCAGCCAGTTACCCCTCCCAGTCCCCCTCTCCCCCTCCAGAGGGCAGGGATGTTTTCGGGCAGAGGCCATCCCAGAgaaggacagaggaggagatgCTACCCTCAGAACCCTCCCAGCTCCAGATATCAGCCTCAGG GGAACCTCTAGGTGCGTCTAGTGATACTGCCGGGTCTGAGAGCCTACCAGCACTGCTACACCAATGTATTACTAAAGCCAAGGGCGTGGCTGcgaacaacaataacaacacaaCATCCACAAGGAGAACAG GTGTGTCTCCCTCTCAGACCCAGCAGCAATCTCAGACAACCCAAGAGAGAGAGGATCTCAGCTTCcacagaaagaggaaaaagcaaaacaagaagAACCCATACCGCTATCTAACCTCCCTCCTGCACCGCAGGCAGTCTGAGGAGGACCAGACAGGCATTTTGGCCAGTGCAGACTCTGAGGGCCCAAATTATGGGACTCTGCGCTGA
- the igsf9ba gene encoding protein turtle homolog B isoform X1 yields MIWYVATLIASVFSTRGTAAQGAHGVREEPRFVTARAGESVILGCDVSPPHDGQQPPYVVEWFKFGVPMPVFINLRFYPPHVDPVYTGRASLHGKASLQIDPVRSEDQGWYECRVLMLEQQYDTFHNGSWVHLTVNAPPSFTATPPQYVEAKEGGSTLLSCSAQGNPKPIISWLREGEELVTNTKYSVHDGSLTILGITRDDREAYTCRAYSDQGEVLHTTRLLVQGPPYIVSPPENVTVNISQNALFTCQAEAYPGNLTYTWFWEEDNVYFKNDLKLRVRILIDGTLIIFRVKPEDAGKYTCSPSNSLGISPSASAYLTVQYPARVINMPPVIYVPRKLPGIIRCPVDANPPVTSVKWEKDGYPLRVERYPGWSLMPDGSIRVAEATEDSLGTYTCVPYNALGTMGMSPPATLVLKDPPYFNVRPGGEYRQEAGRELVIPCAASGDPDIPTITWRKVGKPSRSKHNILPSGSLQFLSLSKEDHGEWECVATNVVTSITASTRILVIGTSPHAPGNIHVLPSTTSANVSWEPGYDGGFEQTFSVWYGPVSKRVDFGPHDWHSMPVSGAQTWLMVPGLEAGTEYQFSVLAQNKLGTGPFSEVVTVTTAGSPLGTPEPLVLLTPPRCLTANRTQHGVLLTWLPPANHSSPIDRYIMEFRLGERWEVLDDLIPSTDTELIARDLIQDSWYEFRVMAVMDDLISESSNVVGVSSTADPFPAPELPEEGLARPVVAGVVATICFLAAAVLFSTLAACFVNKQHRRKPKRKPDPPLSVTHFRKSIESPPPLTPLPGVEPCWEEPARSSFLPPPASPLLSSGKISPESSPPSRPRSLSSEGSHGPGLYVRKLSSPQRERDKELSFYKKTKRAIASKKYSVSKHEAEVTTPIELISRGPDGRFVMEISPPHRRIQGFPFAEESDMYPEFRQSDEENDFDPGPLPPIMPTLRPQLSPTSSSLESTQPPTYSPRLHRAMEGMSFAEGSALHASGQAPSSRYRGFPQGPFYGYLGSRAESGIPPPFYMPDISPRSSALSSPPGTAEGPFGYPSIPEESGEMEHHQYTASGHSLSHTHSPPPRSPESWQPHELPFLGLEGPRFIYPPHHPLYHPQDLPDPPPYPPHSLPSSRLHLPPLQDPMSPGLLQLEVPVAPPGRDRPPVRRLAMQQAQSLGQLRHTAHGVGVPVLPYPDPAARAGSPSTAPSSSPQSWLSPRAGRRADPSLPPLVLQPSRLSPLSQSPLSTQPGSPDILVRPPPRPSILRTSRSLEMPEITLQPSATVSFSRRSSLTTSPIQGVKQPSPSYHAHMSYASTAASYPSQSPSPPPEGRDVFGQRPSQRRTEEEMLPSEPSQLQISASGEPLGASSDTAGSESLPALLHQCITKAKGVAANNNNNTTSTRRTGVSPSQTQQQSQTTQEREDLSFHRKRKKQNKKNPYRYLTSLLHRRQSEEDQTGILASADSEGPNYGTLR; encoded by the exons CCCCACCATCATTTACAGCGACGCCGCCGCAATATGTAGAGGCAAAGGAAGGGGGGAGCACCCTGCTTAGCTGCTCTGCCCAGGGAAATCCAAAACCAATCATCAGCTGGctgagggagggggaggagctcgTAACCAACACAAAGTACTCG GTTCATGATGGGAGTCTGACCATCCTTGGCATCACCAGAGATGACAGAGAGGCGTACACTTGCAGAGCCTACAGTGACCAGGGAGAAGTGCTCCACACTACCCGGCTGCTGGTTCAAG GGCCTCCATACATCGTCTCACCACCTGAAAACGTCACTGTAaacatatcccagaatgcactCTTCACCTGCCAAGCAGAGGCGTATCCTGGCAATCTGACCTACACCTGGTTTTGGGAGGAGGATAACGTCTACTTCAAGAA tGATCTGAAGCTCCGAGTCCGCATCCTCATCGACGGCACCCTCATCATCTTCCGGGTCAAGCCGGAGGATGCTGGGAAATACACCTGCAGTCCGAGCAACAGCCTCGGTATCTCGCCCTCAGCATCAGCCTACCTGACAGTTCAAT ACCCGGCCCGTGTGATCAACATGCCCCCTGTCATCTACGTCCCACGGAAACTGCCAGGCATCATCCGCTGCCCAGTGGACGCCAACCCACCGGTGACATCAGTGAAGTGGGAGAAAGACGGCTACCCACTCAGAGTGGAGAGG TACCCTGGTTGGAGCCTGATGCCAGATGGAAGTATCCGGGTGGCAGAGGCCACAGAAGACTCCCTGGGCACCTACACCTGTGTGCCTTACAACGCCCTGGGTACCATGGGCATGTCCCCCCCTGCCACTTTGGTGCTAAAG GATCCCCCTTACTTTAATGTGAGGCCTGGGGGGGAGTACCGTCAGGAGGCTGGGAGAGAGCTAGTAATCCCCTGTGCTGCTTCTGGAGACCCTGATATACCAACCATCACCTGGAGAAAG GTGGGGAAGCCAAGCAGGAGTAAGCACAACATCCTACCCAGTGGCAGCTTACAGTTTCTGTCCCTCAGCAAGGAGGACCATGGAGAGTGGGAGTGTGTAGCCACCAATGTGGTCACAAGCATCACTGCCAGCACGCGTATCCTAGTCATCG GCACCAGCCCACACGCTCCTGGCAATATCCATGTATTGCCCTCAACAACCTCTGCTAATGTTTCCTGGGAACCAGGTTATGATGGCGGCTTCGAACAGACATTCTCAGTGTGGTACGGTCCAGT GTCAAAGAGAGTAGACTTTGGTCCTCACGATTGGCATTCGATGCCAGTTTCTGGTGCTCAGACCTGGTTGATGGTGCCAGGGTTGGAGGCTGGGACGGAGTACCAGTTCAGTGTGTTGGCACAAAACAAACTGGGCACGGGCCCATTCAGTGAAGTTGTGACAGTCACCACTGCAG GCTCTCCTCTGGGTACCCCAGAACCACTGGTGCTTCTTACTCCACCACGGTGCCTCACAGCCAATCGCACGCAGCACGGTGTCCTCCTCACATGGCTTCCTCCAGCCAATCACTCTTCGCCCATCGACCGATATATCATGGAGTTCCGCCTTGGGGAGAGGTGGGAGGTTCTGGATGACTTGATCCCATCCACTGACACTGAGCTCATAGCAAGAGACCTCATTCAG GACTCCTGGTATGAGTTTCGAGTGATGGCGGTTATGGATGACCTGATCAGTGAGAGCAGCAATGTAGTGGGAGTGTCCAGTACAG CAGACCCCTTCCCTGCTCCAGAGTTGCCTGAAGAAGGGCTGGCGCGGCCTGTGGTGGCAGGTGTTGTGGCAACTATTTGTTTTCTGGCAGCAGCAGTACTGTTCAGCACTCTAGCAGCTTGCTTTGTCAATAAACAACACCGTCGAAAACCCAAACGTAAACCAG ATCCTCCCTTGTCGGTGACACACTTCAGGAAAAGCATTGAGTCGCC GCCTCCTCTCACCCCCTTGCCAGGGGTAGAGCCCTGCTGGGAGGAGCCTGCCAGGAGCAGTTTCTTGCCCCCGCCGGCGAGCCCCCT GTTATCGTCGGGGAAGATAAGTCCCGAGAGCTCCCCTCCATCTCGGCCACGCTCTCTTTCATCGGAGGGTTCCCATGGTCCAGGCCTGTACGTCAGAAAGCTGTCCAGccctcagagagaaagagacaaagAGCTCTCCTTCTACAAGAAAACCAAGCGTGCCATAGCCAGCAAGAAATACAGTGTGTCCAAACATGAGGCAGAGGTCACTACGCCTATTGAGCTAATAAGTCGTGGCCCTGACGGCCGCTTCGTCATGGAGATCAGCCCACCCCACCGCCGTATCCAGGGCTTCCCCTTCGCAGAGGAGTCTGACATGTACCCTGAGTTCCGGCAGTCTGATGAGGAGAATGATTTTGACCCCGGGCCTTTGCCGCCCATCATGCCCACCCTGCGGCCCCAGCTCTCCCCAACGTCCTCCAGCCTGGAGTCAACGCAGCCCCCCACCTACAGCCCCCGCCTACACAGGGCCATGGAAGGTATGAGCTTTGCAGAGGGCAGTGCACTTCACGCCTCAGGGCAGGCCCCGTCCTCCCGCTATAGGGGCTTTCCCCAGGGCCCATTCTATGGGTATCTAGGCAGTCGTGCTGAATCAGGGATTCCACCACCATTCTACATGCCTGACATCAGCCCGCGTAGCTCCGCTCTGTCCTCCCCACCAGGCACCGCTGAGGGGCCCTTTGGTTACCCCTCCATCCCTGAGGAGAGTGGAGAGATGGAGCACCATCAGTACACTGCCTCTGGTCAttctctgtctcacacacacagccctcCTCCCCGCTCACCTGAAAGTTGGCAGCCTCATGAGTTACCTTTTCTTGGTCTAGAGGGCCCGCGGTTCATATACCCACCTCACCATCCCTTATATCATCCCCAGGACCTCCCTGACCCACCCCCATACCCTCCTCACTCTCTCCCCTCTAGTCGCTTACACCTCCCTCCCCTACAGGATCCAATGAGTCCTGGACTTCTGCAACTGGAGGTCCCTGTGGCTCCCCCAGGCAGAGACAGGCCTCCGGTTAGGCGTTTAGCTATGCAACAGGCCCAGAGTCTCGGCCAGCTCAGACACACGGCCCACGGTGTGGGTGTACCAGTGTTGCCTTACCCTGACCCGGCAGCCCGTGCAGGGAGCCCAAGCACAGCCCCCAGTAGTAGCCCTCAGTCCTGGCTCAGTCCGAGGGCAGGGCGCCGGGCAGACCCCAGCCTACCCCCGCTAGTACTCCAGCCCTCCCGTCTCTCTCCCCTCTCCCAAAGCCCCCTTAGCACCCAACCAGGTTCCCCAGATATTCTAGTGCGGCCCCCTCCCCGCCCCAGCATACTCCGCACCTCTCGGTCTCTGGAGATGCCTGAGATCACTCTGCAGCCCTCGGCCACTGTCAGTTTCTCCCGGAGGTCGTCTTTGACCACCTCTCCCATTCAGGGCGTCAAGCAGCCCAGCCCCAGTTATCACGCCCATATGTCCTATGCCTCCACTGCAGCCAGTTACCCCTCCCAGTCCCCCTCTCCCCCTCCAGAGGGCAGGGATGTTTTCGGGCAGAGGCCATCCCAGAgaaggacagaggaggagatgCTACCCTCAGAACCCTCCCAGCTCCAGATATCAGCCTCAGG GGAACCTCTAGGTGCGTCTAGTGATACTGCCGGGTCTGAGAGCCTACCAGCACTGCTACACCAATGTATTACTAAAGCCAAGGGCGTGGCTGcgaacaacaataacaacacaaCATCCACAAGGAGAACAG GTGTGTCTCCCTCTCAGACCCAGCAGCAATCTCAGACAACCCAAGAGAGAGAGGATCTCAGCTTCcacagaaagaggaaaaagcaaaacaagaagAACCCATACCGCTATCTAACCTCCCTCCTGCACCGCAGGCAGTCTGAGGAGGACCAGACAGGCATTTTGGCCAGTGCAGACTCTGAGGGCCCAAATTATGGGACTCTGCGCTGA